In Zingiber officinale cultivar Zhangliang chromosome 8B, Zo_v1.1, whole genome shotgun sequence, a single genomic region encodes these proteins:
- the LOC122015634 gene encoding NAC domain-containing protein 90-like, translating into MSSIAPPGFRFYPTEEELIGFFVRYKLDRRRESDIERVIPVADVYSFDPWQLPSMAGEACRADGEQWFFFCPRQEREAHGGRPTRTTPSGYWKATGSPTLVFSSSENNRALGVKRTMVFYRGRAPTGTKTKWKLNDYRAFADHQGAAAASASASASLKLRSEFSVCRVYTKSGLIRAFDRRPVGGAQRARELERRGHDSPLSRRDDGGDNVRVDDDSLSASFWSGLEEYCQ; encoded by the exons ATGAGCTCAATCGCTCCGCCGGGCTTCCGCTTCTACCCAACCGAAGAAGAGTTGATCGGATTCTTCGTCCGCTACAAGCTCGACCGCCGGCGAGAATCCGACATCGAGCGAGTCATCCCCGTCGCAGACGTCTATTCCTTCGATCCATGGCAGCTCCCCT CCATGGCGGGGGAAGCGTGCAGGGCGGACGGGGAGCAGTGGTTCTTCTTCTGCCCGCGGCAGGAGCGGGAGGCCCACGGCGGCCGGCCGACGAGGACCACGCCGTCGGGGTACTGGAAGGCCACAGGCTCGCCCACCCTCGTGTTCTCGTCGTCGGAGAACAACCGGGCACTGGGCGTGAAGAGGACCATGGTGTTCTACCGGGGCAGAGCGCCCACCGGCACCAAGACCAAGTGGAAGCTGAACGACTACAGAGCATTCGCCGATCACCAAGGCGCGGCCGCCGCCTcagcctccgcctccgcctcgtTGAAA TTGCGCAGCGAATTCAGCGTGTGCCGTGTGTACACTAAGTCGGGCTTGATCAGGGCGTTCGATCGACGTCCAGTTGGAGGCGCCCAAAGAGCTCGGGAGCTCGAGAGGCGGGGCCATGACTCGCCGCTGAGCCGACGGGACGACGGCGGCGATAACGTCAGAGTCGACGACGATAGTCTCTCGGCCTCTTTCTGGAGTGGGCTTGAGGAATATTGTCAATAA